The following proteins come from a genomic window of Mycobacteriales bacterium:
- a CDS encoding ferric reductase-like transmembrane domain-containing protein codes for MNAQALWYLSRATGLVSFVVLSLVVVLGATIGRKGRIPGLPRFAGVGFHRNAALFAVALLVIHVGSAVIDPFVPISLAAVIVPFTSHYEAVWLGLGALALDLGVAVVATSLLRRRIGFHTWRAVHWLAYAIWPIAAVHGIGAASDLRSGVLLDVVLVTICAVVTAVVWRCWVALAPKLTPAV; via the coding sequence GTGAACGCGCAGGCGCTGTGGTACCTGTCGCGGGCGACCGGGCTGGTGTCCTTCGTTGTCCTGTCGCTGGTCGTGGTGCTCGGAGCGACGATCGGGCGGAAGGGAAGGATCCCGGGCCTGCCCAGGTTCGCCGGCGTCGGTTTCCATCGCAACGCCGCGCTGTTCGCTGTCGCGCTGCTGGTCATCCATGTCGGCTCGGCCGTGATCGACCCGTTCGTGCCGATCAGCCTGGCTGCGGTCATCGTGCCGTTCACGTCGCACTACGAAGCCGTCTGGCTTGGACTGGGTGCGCTCGCTCTCGACCTCGGAGTTGCGGTGGTCGCGACGAGCCTGTTGCGCCGGCGGATCGGCTTTCACACCTGGCGAGCGGTGCATTGGCTGGCCTATGCGATCTGGCCGATCGCCGCCGTTCATGGCATCGGAGCCGCGTCGGACCTGCGCAGCGGTGTTTTGCTCGACGTCGTGCTCGTGACGATCTGTGCCGTGGTCACCGCAGTGGTTTGGCGGTGCTGGGTGGCGCTCGCGCCGAAGCTCACGCCGGCGGTCTGA
- a CDS encoding FAD:protein FMN transferase, with amino-acid sequence MTPAIAAAETAADWSALGCAVRLVVGEPRDLAVATTILDAELSAIDRVCSRFRTDSELSRVCADSAGRPVPISALLAEAVDAALWAAAASDGDVDPTVGRAMEQLGYDRDYAAIPTDAGPVTVVRRSTHGWRRIGLDRSALTLRVPRGVLLDLGATAKAFCADRAAGRIADALDGRGVLVALGGDVAAAGTPPPGGWSVRVQDVTGPVGAEPTGPTQVVSLPSGGLATSSTTARRWVRGGRVLHHILDPRTGVPVPSPWRTVTVAAPTCLAANVASTAAIVRGWSAVDWLVGLGLAARIVDRDGHVTLLPGWPVESDRP; translated from the coding sequence GTGACGCCCGCGATCGCGGCCGCCGAGACGGCCGCCGACTGGTCCGCGCTCGGCTGCGCGGTGCGCCTGGTCGTCGGCGAGCCGCGCGACCTGGCCGTGGCGACGACGATTCTTGATGCCGAGCTCAGCGCGATCGATCGGGTGTGCAGCCGGTTTCGCACCGACAGCGAACTGTCCCGGGTCTGTGCCGACAGTGCCGGCCGGCCGGTTCCGATCAGTGCGTTGCTGGCCGAGGCGGTTGACGCCGCGCTGTGGGCGGCCGCGGCGAGCGACGGCGACGTCGATCCGACCGTGGGCCGGGCAATGGAACAGCTCGGCTACGACCGGGATTACGCGGCGATCCCGACCGACGCCGGGCCCGTCACCGTTGTCCGGCGGTCCACGCACGGCTGGCGACGGATCGGGCTGGACCGGTCGGCGCTCACGCTGCGAGTGCCGCGCGGTGTGCTGCTCGACCTCGGGGCGACCGCGAAGGCGTTCTGCGCCGATCGTGCGGCGGGCCGGATCGCGGATGCACTCGACGGCAGGGGAGTGCTGGTCGCGCTGGGCGGCGATGTCGCGGCAGCAGGGACGCCGCCGCCGGGTGGGTGGAGTGTGCGCGTGCAGGACGTGACCGGGCCGGTCGGCGCGGAGCCGACCGGTCCGACGCAGGTGGTGTCGTTGCCCTCGGGTGGGCTCGCCACGTCGAGCACCACTGCCCGTCGCTGGGTTCGTGGCGGGCGCGTGCTGCATCACATCCTCGACCCGCGCACCGGCGTACCGGTGCCCTCCCCGTGGCGGACCGTCACCGTCGCGGCGCCGACCTGCCTGGCTGCCAACGTGGCGAGTACCGCCGCTATCGTCCGCGGTTGGTCCGCTGTCGACTGGCTCGTGGGCCTCGGCCTGGCGGCGCGCATCGTCGACCGCGACGGGCACGTCACGCTCCTGCCCGGGTGGCCGGTGGAAAGCGACCGGCCGTGA
- a CDS encoding glycosyltransferase, translating into MQPDVSVVVPVFNPGPNLDYCVGSVLGQTLDPRRHELILVDDGSTDGSAPRVDQIAAAHPDRIRATHIPSSGWASRPRNVGIEMARGRYVQLLDNDDTLAPDALRRELEVADSSDADIVIGRFASNFRGLNHWLFRETVTGRTLADFPMEYSLTPHKLFRREFLDQNALRFVEDIRNLEDQIFCMQAYVKARSVALVADTLCYHYEQRRGPGRNAGTRRLDAAAYYAALERVFDVIDSGVEDPTLRLRLYLRFYRDEMLRRLREDNLLRYPVPYRDRMQATILDLARRRIPAELHPTLPALLRTQSRLFLDDDIEGMVEYSKQLVALTLDARCEDPVWEQGRLSVRAHGRLMLRDQPFRLEQHDGGWALPEAIAPSVRLEDRRLLDLNDEGYTELSLVARSDGASWSAGADIAVTIDADGSVRVDAIAEIDPDRVVGGGRLGPGLWDLKLRVQFAGLTRTAMLGIDRPADSPPGEPSAWLTSQGSVEPYWTNKTVRLSLDVDQWMHPLAAKVGRPLHARGGRGRSLLLDAPRLQGPQGHVVPAECILTAAGKNPADGRRRAKVSVSPSGGVVEVEPAHGRHGAHPDRNGNLPGWTTWLRIGAPGTGPMIEVDPSNEATAAGSGPPA; encoded by the coding sequence GTGCAGCCGGACGTGAGTGTGGTGGTGCCGGTCTTCAATCCGGGGCCGAACCTGGACTATTGCGTCGGGTCGGTGCTCGGCCAGACGCTGGACCCGCGGCGTCACGAGCTGATCCTCGTGGACGACGGTTCGACCGACGGCTCGGCGCCGCGCGTCGACCAGATCGCCGCCGCACATCCGGATCGCATCAGGGCCACGCACATCCCGAGCTCCGGATGGGCGAGCCGGCCGCGCAACGTGGGCATCGAGATGGCGCGCGGTCGCTACGTTCAGCTGCTCGACAACGACGACACCCTAGCTCCGGACGCGCTGCGGCGTGAGCTCGAGGTCGCCGACAGCTCCGACGCCGACATCGTGATCGGCCGGTTCGCGAGCAACTTTCGCGGTCTCAACCACTGGTTGTTCAGAGAGACGGTGACCGGACGCACGCTCGCGGACTTTCCGATGGAGTACAGCCTGACGCCGCACAAGCTGTTCCGTCGCGAGTTCCTCGACCAGAACGCCCTGCGATTCGTCGAGGACATCCGCAACCTCGAGGACCAGATCTTCTGCATGCAGGCCTACGTCAAGGCCCGATCCGTCGCCCTGGTCGCCGACACGCTCTGCTACCACTACGAGCAGCGGCGTGGTCCGGGTCGGAACGCAGGCACCCGACGGCTGGACGCAGCGGCGTACTACGCCGCACTCGAGAGGGTCTTCGACGTCATCGACTCGGGAGTCGAGGACCCGACGCTACGGCTGCGGCTCTACCTGCGGTTCTACCGCGACGAGATGCTCCGGCGGCTGCGCGAGGACAACCTGCTGCGCTACCCGGTCCCCTACCGCGACCGGATGCAGGCGACGATCCTCGACCTCGCCCGCCGCCGCATTCCCGCGGAGCTGCATCCCACGCTCCCCGCACTGCTGCGCACCCAGTCCCGGCTGTTCCTTGACGACGACATCGAGGGGATGGTCGAGTACTCGAAGCAGCTCGTGGCGCTGACCCTCGACGCCCGGTGCGAAGACCCGGTCTGGGAGCAGGGACGGCTTTCGGTTCGCGCGCATGGCCGACTCATGCTGCGTGACCAGCCGTTCCGGCTCGAGCAGCACGACGGCGGCTGGGCGCTTCCGGAGGCGATCGCCCCGTCGGTGCGGCTCGAGGACCGCCGGCTGCTCGACCTCAACGACGAGGGATACACCGAGCTCAGCCTGGTCGCGCGCAGTGACGGCGCCTCCTGGTCGGCCGGTGCCGACATCGCGGTGACGATCGACGCGGACGGGTCCGTCCGCGTCGATGCGATCGCCGAGATCGACCCCGATCGCGTGGTCGGAGGCGGTCGGCTGGGACCAGGGCTTTGGGACCTCAAGCTGCGCGTGCAGTTCGCCGGGCTGACGCGCACCGCCATGCTCGGCATCGACCGACCCGCCGACTCGCCGCCCGGCGAGCCGTCCGCGTGGCTGACTTCGCAAGGTTCAGTCGAACCGTACTGGACGAACAAGACCGTCCGGCTCTCGCTCGACGTCGACCAGTGGATGCATCCACTCGCCGCCAAGGTCGGACGCCCGCTTCACGCGCGTGGCGGCCGGGGCCGCTCACTGTTGCTCGATGCGCCGCGGCTGCAGGGTCCGCAGGGTCACGTCGTACCCGCCGAGTGCATCCTGACCGCCGCCGGAAAGAACCCGGCCGACGGCCGGCGCCGGGCCAAGGTCAGCGTTTCCCCGTCCGGTGGCGTCGTCGAGGTCGAGCCTGCGCACGGTCGGCACGGTGCCCATCCCGATCGGAACGGCAACCTCCCCGGCTGGACGACCTGGTTGCGGATCGGAGCGCCCGGCACCGGGCCCATGATCGAGGTCGACCCCTCCAACGAGGCCACCGCAGCAGGGTCCGGCCCGCCGGCGTGA
- a CDS encoding adenylate/guanylate cyclase domain-containing protein, with product MADRLCTACGTPNVAGAKFCHECGAPLLVPCPQCGTVPLAPARFCSECGSPLATTEPPGAAADRPLPATERRVVSMLFGDLVGFTTIAEGLDPEAARELLSAYFAAVRAVVERYGGVIEKFIGDAVFAIWGVPATREDDAERAVRAGLDLTSAVTAVGEELGVPALNMRVGITTGQVAVTLGAVGEGVVAGDAVNTAARVQSIAAPGQVWVDDTTRSLTTASLAYESVGSHELKGKAKPVELFHATRTTAVVGGDQRVDGLEGPFVGRDRELRLVKELFHATSEEGRPRLVLVTGEPGIGKSRLAWEFEKYVDAIPTTTTWWMRARCLSYGEGVAGRVIAELVRYLLRLTDASVEADVRQALDQRLREHVPDPAEREFLQPRLESLLGLSDRGFEQADLFACWRSFLEALPDDRASSVTIVIEDYQWADDGLRAFIDHILEVGQAPIMILVLARTEVTERHPGTGVGRRSTTVFLEPLPDVAMDRLVSGLVTNLPEAVRAELVQRAEGVPLYAVETIRALIDREIATPSGGSFVIDAQSAATLDLAAIGPPASLQALLAARLDALSELERRVVRDASVLGQSFTRAAIAALVQADADLDVCLDSLRRKEIFSIDNDPRSPERGQYRFVQALLRSVAYDTLARRDRRARHIEVARFLAAQPDAESLAGVIAAHYLDAFEAMPDEADNAELKGSAALLLDQAAQQAAMVGSPGLAFSHYDRLMALDPPDDLLVKAAIAGARLAARSGAHREHALEWAQRASQAASRLGAIDDELWVKLAAAQLYLTASNGDAALPLAREVFEQSIGRPHRVAHLGTASRLLCLCAQNSGDAEIAEQAVTAALGDIERYADDAEFAEFLDTISMWLSIGGFRRLAVVVRRAAVASENNRSADNIAPRLNLATSIAHDDPAEAMRISAEVITEGRRRGTSVIAAMGHYVASAIATGAWAQAREVIATHAAEAATELVDWEIYLAAGAACIAWGSDDASLMLTPDEVLSRDPVINGWQQMRVAVATALEGDLVSGSAIAVKAVRTMAEVEPANEDVPLGYALAVDMLAEADSLSELTELSNEFEQIAIGQRFRLLHGTNLRAAALLSDAPDQLLADAIATFEAMGAAYWAARTRLDLAAALVEREAPGAESLVDLAEPVLVAAGATRALRQVAELRSVLVP from the coding sequence ATGGCGGACCGTTTGTGTACGGCGTGCGGGACGCCCAACGTCGCGGGTGCGAAGTTCTGCCATGAGTGCGGAGCGCCCCTGCTCGTTCCGTGCCCGCAGTGCGGCACCGTGCCGCTCGCTCCGGCGAGGTTCTGCAGTGAGTGCGGGAGCCCGCTTGCGACGACGGAGCCGCCCGGGGCGGCAGCGGATCGGCCGCTTCCGGCCACCGAGCGCCGGGTGGTCTCGATGTTGTTCGGCGACCTCGTCGGCTTCACGACCATCGCCGAGGGACTCGACCCGGAGGCGGCCCGCGAACTTCTCTCGGCGTACTTCGCGGCGGTTCGCGCGGTGGTCGAGCGCTACGGCGGAGTGATCGAGAAGTTCATCGGCGATGCCGTGTTCGCGATCTGGGGTGTGCCGGCCACGCGCGAGGACGACGCTGAGCGGGCGGTGCGCGCCGGCCTCGACCTGACCAGCGCGGTGACGGCGGTGGGCGAGGAGCTCGGCGTTCCAGCGTTGAACATGCGGGTCGGCATCACCACCGGTCAGGTCGCGGTGACGCTCGGAGCGGTCGGCGAGGGCGTGGTCGCCGGGGACGCGGTGAACACGGCCGCTCGGGTCCAGTCCATCGCGGCTCCCGGTCAGGTGTGGGTCGACGACACCACCCGGTCGCTGACCACCGCGTCGCTCGCCTACGAGTCGGTGGGATCGCACGAGCTGAAGGGCAAGGCGAAGCCGGTCGAGCTTTTCCACGCAACCCGGACCACGGCAGTGGTCGGCGGCGACCAGCGGGTCGACGGCCTCGAGGGCCCGTTCGTCGGGCGTGACCGCGAGCTTCGGCTGGTGAAGGAGCTCTTCCACGCCACGTCGGAGGAGGGCCGGCCGCGACTCGTCCTGGTCACCGGTGAGCCCGGCATCGGCAAGTCGCGACTGGCCTGGGAGTTCGAGAAGTACGTCGACGCGATCCCGACCACGACGACCTGGTGGATGCGCGCACGTTGCTTGTCCTACGGCGAGGGGGTTGCCGGCCGGGTGATCGCCGAGCTGGTCCGGTACCTGCTGCGGCTGACCGACGCGAGCGTGGAGGCCGACGTTCGGCAGGCACTCGACCAGCGGCTGCGCGAGCACGTCCCGGACCCGGCTGAGCGCGAGTTCCTGCAGCCGAGGCTCGAGAGCCTGCTCGGCCTCAGTGACCGGGGGTTCGAGCAGGCCGACCTGTTCGCCTGCTGGCGATCGTTCCTCGAGGCGCTACCGGACGACCGGGCATCGTCGGTCACGATCGTCATCGAGGACTACCAATGGGCCGACGACGGGCTGCGGGCCTTCATCGACCACATTCTCGAGGTGGGCCAGGCACCGATCATGATCCTGGTTCTGGCCCGGACCGAGGTCACGGAGCGACATCCCGGCACGGGCGTCGGGCGTCGGTCGACCACGGTGTTTCTCGAGCCGTTGCCGGACGTTGCGATGGACCGGCTCGTCTCCGGCCTGGTCACGAACCTCCCGGAGGCGGTGCGCGCGGAGCTCGTCCAACGCGCCGAAGGCGTGCCGCTGTACGCCGTCGAGACCATTCGCGCACTGATCGACCGTGAGATCGCGACGCCGTCCGGCGGCAGCTTCGTCATCGACGCACAGTCGGCGGCCACGCTGGACCTGGCCGCGATCGGGCCGCCGGCGAGCCTGCAGGCCCTGCTGGCGGCGCGGCTCGACGCGCTGTCAGAGCTGGAACGTCGCGTCGTGCGGGACGCCAGCGTTCTCGGGCAGTCGTTCACCCGCGCGGCCATCGCTGCACTCGTTCAGGCCGACGCCGACCTCGACGTCTGCCTCGACTCGCTTCGACGTAAAGAGATCTTCAGCATCGACAACGACCCGCGGTCACCCGAGCGCGGGCAGTACCGATTCGTCCAGGCGCTGCTGCGGTCGGTCGCCTACGACACGCTTGCGCGGCGCGATCGCCGGGCGCGCCACATCGAGGTGGCTCGGTTCCTGGCTGCCCAGCCGGATGCGGAGTCGCTGGCGGGCGTCATCGCAGCGCACTATCTGGATGCCTTCGAGGCGATGCCCGACGAAGCCGACAACGCCGAGCTCAAGGGATCCGCGGCATTGCTGCTCGACCAAGCCGCACAACAGGCGGCAATGGTGGGCTCGCCGGGTCTCGCGTTCTCGCACTACGACCGGCTCATGGCGCTCGACCCTCCGGACGACCTGCTCGTCAAAGCCGCGATCGCCGGCGCTCGCCTGGCAGCGAGAAGCGGCGCGCATCGCGAGCACGCGCTCGAATGGGCGCAACGGGCTTCGCAGGCTGCCTCGCGCCTGGGCGCCATCGACGACGAGCTGTGGGTGAAGCTCGCTGCCGCGCAGCTCTACCTCACCGCCAGCAACGGCGACGCCGCGCTTCCGCTGGCGAGAGAGGTCTTCGAGCAGAGCATCGGCCGGCCGCACCGGGTGGCGCACCTCGGTACGGCCAGCCGGTTGTTGTGCCTTTGCGCGCAGAACTCCGGAGATGCCGAAATCGCGGAGCAAGCAGTGACGGCAGCTCTTGGCGACATCGAGCGCTACGCCGACGATGCCGAGTTCGCGGAGTTCCTCGACACCATCTCGATGTGGTTGTCGATCGGCGGGTTCCGTCGGCTGGCGGTCGTCGTCCGGCGGGCTGCTGTTGCTTCCGAAAACAACCGCAGCGCGGACAACATCGCACCGAGGCTGAACCTCGCCACAAGCATTGCTCACGACGACCCCGCCGAGGCGATGCGCATCTCGGCCGAGGTCATCACCGAGGGCCGGCGCCGGGGAACGAGCGTCATCGCTGCGATGGGTCACTACGTGGCGTCCGCGATCGCAACGGGGGCCTGGGCGCAAGCGCGCGAGGTGATCGCGACACACGCCGCAGAAGCCGCGACGGAGCTGGTGGATTGGGAGATCTATCTGGCCGCAGGGGCTGCCTGCATCGCCTGGGGTTCGGACGACGCCTCCCTCATGCTCACTCCGGACGAGGTCCTGTCCCGCGATCCGGTGATCAACGGCTGGCAGCAGATGCGAGTGGCCGTCGCGACCGCGCTCGAAGGAGACCTGGTCTCGGGCTCGGCGATCGCGGTCAAGGCGGTGCGCACCATGGCGGAGGTGGAGCCCGCCAACGAGGACGTCCCCCTCGGGTACGCCCTCGCAGTCGACATGCTCGCCGAGGCGGACTCGCTGTCCGAGCTCACCGAGCTCAGCAACGAGTTCGAACAGATCGCCATCGGCCAGCGGTTCCGGCTGCTGCACGGGACCAACCTGCGCGCAGCAGCGTTGCTGAGCGACGCGCCCGACCAGCTGCTCGCCGACGCGATCGCAACGTTCGAGGCGATGGGAGCGGCGTACTGGGCCGCCCGGACACGTCTCGACCTCGCCGCCGCGCTGGTCGAGCGCGAGGCGCCCGGAGCGGAAAGCCTGGTGGACCTGGCTGAGCCGGTGCTGGTTGCGGCGGGGGCGACCCGCGCGCTCCGTCAAGTCGCGGAGCTTCGCTCCGTCCTGGTGCCCTGA
- a CDS encoding transcriptional regulator, producing the protein MRKILLSPKWWGLHLFVVVLVLVFLRLGLWQWHRAQSPSGGIQNWAYAFQWPLFAAFGIVLWWRTLRIEAAGEADETGTKPRPLSSRFAAPPLPKPEIEHRDGVRIGITTPPAEVDEDDDEVNAYNAYLARLNARAEALTTGQRRST; encoded by the coding sequence GTGCGCAAGATCCTGCTCTCGCCGAAGTGGTGGGGTCTGCACCTGTTCGTCGTGGTCCTCGTGTTGGTCTTCCTTCGCCTCGGCCTCTGGCAATGGCACCGCGCCCAGTCGCCGAGCGGCGGGATCCAGAACTGGGCATACGCCTTCCAGTGGCCGCTGTTTGCGGCGTTCGGGATTGTGCTGTGGTGGAGGACCTTGCGGATCGAGGCTGCGGGCGAAGCGGACGAGACCGGCACGAAGCCGCGTCCGCTGTCATCGCGGTTCGCCGCGCCCCCGCTGCCCAAACCCGAGATCGAGCACCGCGACGGCGTCCGGATCGGCATCACCACCCCCCCCGCGGAGGTGGACGAGGATGACGACGAGGTGAACGCGTACAACGCGTACCTCGCCCGGCTCAACGCCCGGGCGGAAGCCCTCACCACCGGACAGCGACGGAGTACCTGA
- a CDS encoding DUF3817 domain-containing protein, which produces MSTRLLDVHSVEAALLRYRIIALVVSVLLVLLFFVGLPLQFAANQGGVDAVVGTVHGVFCYPLYILLTLDLTRRVRMTPIQLILTILAGTVPLASFYAERRTTAYVRARQAALTEQASPTAATAVDAPGATVDSDGSGVVAG; this is translated from the coding sequence GTGAGCACCCGACTGCTCGACGTGCACAGCGTCGAGGCCGCACTGCTGCGCTACCGGATCATCGCGCTGGTCGTCAGCGTGCTGCTCGTGCTGCTGTTCTTCGTCGGCCTGCCGCTGCAGTTCGCCGCCAACCAGGGCGGCGTCGACGCAGTGGTCGGCACCGTGCACGGCGTGTTCTGCTACCCGCTCTACATCCTGCTGACTCTCGACCTGACCCGCCGCGTGCGGATGACGCCGATCCAGCTCATCCTCACCATCCTGGCGGGCACGGTGCCGCTCGCGTCGTTCTATGCCGAGCGGCGTACGACGGCATACGTGCGGGCCCGACAGGCGGCCTTGACGGAGCAGGCCTCGCCAACCGCCGCAACGGCCGTCGATGCCCCCGGCGCGACGGTCGACTCAGACGGGAGCGGGGTCGTCGCCGGCTGA
- a CDS encoding DUF5336 domain-containing protein — translation MSQSSPMPDLKSLPPFDLGVLATGLLAFIFSFFPYYGVKVSGSVLGINVSTFGQTSSTVTAWHSYSTLALLLILLGTIVAAIAIFASSSAPSLPIGLRWIAAGLCALGALLYLIRLFTLPHHHHSFGAGISASEGVKWGGYLLLIIVLLNAACAVISALSSEEQVPWHQFGAAGAGGAAPMTGGPAPMGGAPTAGYSTPTYAPPPAPPAPPMQPPAPPAQSTEPSAGDDPAPV, via the coding sequence ATGTCGCAGTCCAGCCCGATGCCCGACCTCAAGTCGTTGCCGCCGTTCGATCTCGGTGTGCTCGCGACCGGCTTGCTCGCTTTCATCTTCTCCTTCTTTCCCTATTACGGAGTGAAGGTCTCCGGCTCGGTGCTCGGCATCAACGTCTCTACCTTCGGCCAGACGAGCAGCACCGTGACGGCGTGGCACAGCTACTCGACGCTTGCACTGCTGCTGATCCTGCTCGGCACGATCGTGGCAGCGATCGCGATCTTCGCGTCATCGTCGGCGCCGAGCCTGCCGATCGGGTTGCGCTGGATCGCGGCCGGGCTGTGTGCACTCGGCGCGTTGCTGTACTTGATCCGGCTGTTCACGCTTCCGCATCACCACCATTCCTTCGGTGCCGGCATCAGCGCCTCCGAAGGAGTCAAGTGGGGTGGCTACCTGCTGTTGATCATCGTGCTGCTCAACGCGGCGTGCGCGGTGATCAGCGCGCTGAGCAGCGAGGAGCAGGTGCCGTGGCACCAGTTCGGCGCGGCCGGCGCCGGAGGCGCCGCACCGATGACGGGCGGACCCGCGCCGATGGGTGGCGCGCCGACAGCCGGTTACTCGACGCCGACCTACGCGCCGCCGCCGGCGCCACCGGCCCCGCCGATGCAGCCACCGGCCCCGCCGGCGCAGTCGACCGAGCCGTCAGCCGGCGACGACCCCGCTCCCGTCTGA
- the dnaG gene encoding DNA primase, giving the protein MPGRIRDEDIAAVRERVSLEQVVADHVALRSAGAGRLKGLCPFHDEKTPSFTVNPALGFYKCFGCGASGDVITFVRQIEHLDFSDAMEMLARRAGVELRREEGGSAPGAHHGQRQRLLDVNAAAAAYFGSQLNSPEAEIGRRFLAERGFDEAAWAHFGVGYAPNGWDITIKHLRAAGFSDAELSTAGLASQGQRGLIDRFRGRLVWPIRDRKGDVIGFGARRLREDDNGPKYLNTPETPLYKKSQVLYGVDLAKHEIATTLKAVVVEGYTDVMACHLAGERTAVATCGTAFGEEHVQILRRMLMDQDELRGRVIFTFDGDEAGRNAALKAFAGDQKFVTQTFVAVQPDGLDPCELRQQRGDLAVRDLIASHIPLAEFAIRVTLERFDLSIPEGRVQALAATAPVVAGLKDVSLRDEYARRLAGWLGMEVEPVLERVRHGGGRPPVQGADASSGSRRGGSRAVHTRPDPRDPRLVVEREVAKLAVQRPALAGPAFDALGEECFTSPAYAAVRAAIGKAGGVSAAAGGAEWVASVQEAAEVDAVRELVTELAVEPMQSVEEDDARYAGALVVRLEEMALTRRVQELKSRLQRLNPVEQATEYNRMFGELIVLEQQKKGLRSRGAGEL; this is encoded by the coding sequence GTGCCCGGACGGATCCGCGACGAGGACATCGCGGCGGTCCGCGAACGGGTGTCGCTCGAGCAGGTCGTTGCCGACCACGTCGCGCTGCGCAGCGCGGGGGCCGGCCGGCTGAAGGGACTCTGCCCGTTCCACGACGAGAAGACGCCGTCGTTCACGGTCAACCCCGCCCTCGGCTTCTACAAGTGCTTTGGCTGCGGTGCCTCTGGCGACGTCATCACCTTCGTGCGCCAGATCGAGCATCTCGACTTCTCCGATGCGATGGAGATGCTCGCTCGCCGTGCCGGCGTGGAGCTGCGGCGCGAGGAGGGCGGATCCGCTCCGGGCGCCCATCACGGTCAACGCCAGCGGCTGCTCGACGTCAACGCGGCCGCGGCGGCGTACTTCGGCTCGCAGCTCAATTCGCCCGAGGCCGAGATCGGCCGGCGCTTCCTCGCCGAACGTGGCTTCGACGAGGCGGCGTGGGCGCATTTCGGCGTCGGCTACGCGCCCAACGGCTGGGACATCACGATCAAGCATCTGCGCGCGGCCGGTTTCAGCGACGCGGAGCTGTCGACGGCAGGCCTCGCCAGCCAGGGCCAGCGGGGCTTGATCGACCGCTTCCGCGGCCGGTTGGTCTGGCCGATCCGCGACCGCAAGGGTGACGTGATCGGCTTCGGCGCCCGCCGGCTGCGCGAGGACGACAACGGCCCGAAGTACCTGAACACCCCGGAGACGCCGCTGTACAAGAAGAGCCAGGTGCTCTACGGCGTCGACCTTGCCAAGCACGAGATCGCGACGACGCTGAAGGCGGTGGTCGTCGAGGGCTACACCGACGTAATGGCCTGCCATCTCGCCGGCGAGCGGACCGCGGTCGCCACCTGCGGGACGGCGTTCGGCGAGGAGCACGTGCAGATCCTGCGCCGGATGCTCATGGACCAGGACGAGCTGCGAGGGCGCGTGATCTTCACCTTCGACGGGGACGAGGCCGGCCGCAACGCGGCGTTGAAGGCGTTCGCCGGAGACCAGAAGTTCGTGACGCAGACCTTCGTCGCGGTGCAGCCGGACGGGCTCGACCCGTGCGAGCTGCGCCAGCAACGCGGCGACCTCGCCGTGCGTGACCTGATCGCGAGCCACATCCCGCTTGCCGAGTTCGCGATCCGGGTCACCCTCGAACGCTTCGACCTCTCGATTCCCGAGGGCCGGGTCCAGGCGCTCGCTGCGACGGCGCCGGTGGTCGCCGGGCTGAAGGATGTCTCGCTGCGCGACGAGTACGCCCGCCGGCTGGCCGGTTGGCTCGGCATGGAGGTCGAGCCCGTGCTCGAGCGGGTCCGCCACGGTGGCGGCCGCCCGCCCGTGCAGGGCGCCGACGCCTCGTCGGGCTCCCGACGTGGTGGCTCCCGCGCCGTGCACACCCGCCCCGATCCGCGCGACCCACGCCTGGTCGTGGAGCGGGAGGTTGCCAAGCTCGCGGTCCAACGACCGGCCCTGGCCGGGCCGGCGTTCGACGCCTTGGGCGAGGAATGCTTCACCTCGCCCGCCTACGCCGCCGTCCGCGCTGCGATCGGCAAGGCCGGCGGCGTGTCCGCGGCCGCCGGTGGCGCCGAGTGGGTGGCGTCCGTGCAGGAGGCGGCAGAGGTGGACGCCGTTCGCGAGCTGGTCACCGAGCTCGCGGTCGAGCCGATGCAGTCGGTCGAGGAGGACGACGCCCGGTACGCCGGCGCGCTCGTCGTACGGCTCGAGGAGATGGCGCTCACCCGCCGGGTCCAGGAGCTGAAGTCCCGGCTGCAGCGGCTCAACCCGGTGGAGCAGGCGACGGAGTACAACCGGATGTTCGGCGAGCTGATCGTGCTCGAACAGCAGAAGAAGGGGCTCCGCAGCCGAGGCGCCGGCGAGCTCTAG
- a CDS encoding GNAT family N-acetyltransferase, which yields MTVTVRRAVTEEVLDLRLGVLRPTVPRVPNPRDHDPETVHVAAFEDGVAVGTVTVQPEPYDGDERSWRMRGMAVLPDHQGRGIGRAVLEEATRVAASAGASKLWANGRVSALEFYRRLGWVATGPVFNHGPDDLPHRVVIRRLAPGDVGGPP from the coding sequence ATGACCGTCACCGTGCGCAGGGCCGTGACCGAGGAGGTCCTCGACCTGCGCCTCGGCGTGCTCCGGCCGACGGTGCCGAGGGTGCCCAACCCGCGCGACCACGACCCGGAGACGGTGCATGTCGCGGCCTTCGAAGACGGCGTCGCGGTCGGAACGGTCACCGTCCAGCCGGAGCCGTACGACGGGGACGAGCGGTCGTGGCGGATGCGCGGCATGGCCGTCCTCCCCGACCATCAGGGCCGGGGGATCGGCCGGGCCGTGCTGGAGGAGGCGACCAGGGTTGCCGCCTCGGCCGGCGCCTCGAAGCTGTGGGCGAACGGCCGGGTCAGCGCGCTGGAGTTCTACCGTCGGCTGGGATGGGTGGCGACCGGACCGGTGTTCAACCACGGTCCCGACGACCTGCCGCACCGGGTGGTGATCCGGCGGCTCGCACCGGGCGACGTCGGCGGGCCGCCGTAA